The following are encoded together in the Carassius auratus strain Wakin chromosome 34, ASM336829v1, whole genome shotgun sequence genome:
- the LOC113053436 gene encoding secretory phospholipase A2 receptor-like, which yields MKTTLAVLLIMELYGLSSGLKQHFFVDKQKKWCSAQQYCKTYFHSLSTFVSDTEKHRFLANASTQTSNAWVGLYKKPEIGVWKWSGGIDAVQISWDNGMQQPNNLTTENCALLYKDRNALHDEKCREQLKFFCMTNFTLVLQNETWDGALEYCRTHYKDLASLSTMERMASALLESTQAETEYVWTGLRFLAGDWFWVNGDDLNYTAWDQNEQHQCPARDLRCGALDKQTHLWTNRNCDEKFSFFCQ from the coding sequence ATGAAGACGACACTCGCTGTGCTCCTGATCATGGAGCTCTACGGACTCTCTTCTGGTCTCAAGCAACATTTCTTTGTGGATAAGCAGAAGAAATGGTGTAGTGCACAACAGTACTGCAAAACTTATTTCCATTCCCTTTCCACCTTCGTCAGTGACACTGAGAAACACAGATTCTTAGCTAATGCATCTACTCAAACGTCTAATGCCTGGGTTGGACTCTACAAAAAGCCTGAAATTGGAGTCTGGAAGTGGTCAGGAGGTATAGATGCTGTACAAATTAGCTGGGATAATGGTATGCAACAACCAAATAACCTTACCACTGAAAACTGTGCCTTACTATACAAAGACAGAAATGCATTGCATGATGAAAAATGCAGAGAACAGCTAAAATTTTTCTGTATGACAAACTTTACTCTGGTGCTGCAGAATGAGACCTGGGATGGAGCTCTGGAATACTGCAGAACTCATTATAAAGATCTGGCAAGTCTGAGCACAATGGAGAGAATGGCTTCTGCTTTACTGGAAAGCACACAGGCTGAAACAGAATATGTGTGGACTGGTCTGCGTTTTCTAGCAGGGGACTGGTTCTGGGTCAATGGAGATGATCTTAACTACACAGCCTGGGATCAGAATGAACAGCACCAGTGTCCTGCCAGAGACCTTCGTTGTGGAGCCTTGGACAAGCAAACACATCTTTGGACAAACAGAAACTGTGATGAGAAGTTCAGCTTCTTTTGTCAGTAG
- the LOC113053433 gene encoding macrophage mannose receptor 1-like, with protein sequence MKTTLAVLLIMELYGLSSGLKQHFFIKEKMTWDSASKYCKTYFHDLSTFTNENEQKQFLEDVTDQTSAAWIGLYTESGVWKWSGGENATQISWDISNKKPKDDGCAFVNKGNKKLHIIDCNTEHSFFCMNISEFVLVLQNETWEGALEYCRKQYNDLSSLSTMERLASALLEITQAETEYVWTGLRFLAGEWFWVNGDDLDYTDWCQNEQLQCPAIDLRCGALDINTRDWTHINCEEKLNFFCSVQAIDGMPPERLKSITSKKSGN encoded by the coding sequence ATGAAGACAACACTCGCTGTGCTCCTAATCATGGAGCTCTACGGACTCTCCTCCGGTCTCAAACAACATTTCTTTATAAAAGAGAAAATGACATGGGATTCTGCAAGTAAGTACTGCAAAACTTACTTTCATGACCTTTCCACCTTCACCAATGAGAATGAGCAAAAGCAGTTTTTGGAAGATGTAACTGATCAAACGTCTGCTGCCTGGATTGGACTGTACACAGAATCAGGAGTCTGGAAGTGGTCAGGAGGAGAAAATGCAACACAAATTAGCTGGGATATTAGTAATAAAAAGCCAAAAGATGATGGCTGTGCTTTTGTAAACAAAGGGAACAAGAAACTGCATATCATAGATTGCAATACTGAACATTCCTTCTTCTGCATGAACATATCAGAATTTGTTCTGGTGCTTCAGAATGAGACCTGGGAAGGAGCTCTAGAATACTGCCGAAAACAATACAATGATCTGTCAAGTCTGAGCACAATGGAAAGACTGGCTTCTGCTTTACTGGAAATCACACAGGCTGAAACAGAATATGTGTGGACTGGTCTGCGTTTTCTAGCAGGGGAGTGGTTCTGGGTCAATGGAGATGATCTTGACTACACAGACTGGTGTCAGAATGAACAGCTCCAGTGTCCTGCAATAGACCTTCGTTGTGGAGCCCTGGACATCAACACAAGAGATTGGACACACATAAACTGTGAGGAGAAGCTCAACTTCTTTTGTTCAGTACAGGCAATAGATGGCATGCCACCTGAACGCCTCAAAAGCATAACTTCCAAAAAATCGGGCAATTAA